The Hordeum vulgare subsp. vulgare chromosome 7H, MorexV3_pseudomolecules_assembly, whole genome shotgun sequence DNA window ctgccacaatttcgaaacccattcatagttcttgtgaaatgaggaaacttcgattatctatctcattcatcttatcacttcatgtaaaatgaagttataagttaactagtatgggagtactttttcctcatttcatttcagaaactcaacagagttctttatagttgtcacttttgcaagtcacacttgcatatcattcttgtctttaggtttgtctgttacttttatcctttctaaatttagtgattgcataatgaccgttacacataaGGTGTACGGTCAATAGTAGGAAAActtaatagctactccatacttttctcccatagtgggacaTTAACCGCATatgagtcatcataactttctcctGTCATACAGGATAAGGTCTTTACCAAAATTTCTCCCGCCATACACGAattgttgacataatacaatgtcaactttacccggttacgcaggcattcttcccagacttttcccgccatgcgggtaattccctgtaagggacataaatgccataattggctcttttgactacATCAAATCcagaaataaatctgaattatctttgacacacatgtttgatccgacgttggtcaaattcaacatgcatgttgcttgtttcatttcaatcatgttgactggaaaaaggagacttcatcatagagagtacatgaaagacattcgtcaatcaagactctcaatgatttatctcttttcttttcttgaattaatatccaagagttcttttcttgtgaagccattctttagagagaatttattccctcaagttatgacctttcttttccatctttcgggtcactagtacccaaaacattcgctttcatgagtgaaagcttgaataacttttagtctgagaaaacttagccaataaacaacggtaatgagcataaaaataaccctacgttggtctgattaaaatcatgcacattaaaccttttaaaactttctggaatattctaaatcaccgtggtggcagaattagaataaaacatcatccttctacattaattccatatcaccgttgggcagaaatggaaataatgcatataactcataaacaatgtgatgatagTATTCTTATTAaacaactttgctaagaaataatcatcatcatcattaaccatatgcgtttctttatctgtgctccgaaaattgatcactttgatacaaaatttatcagagatttaagctttaaacataggatgactcatacaattatagtattgttatcatcaacgttggtcagaaaatgacaataccatatttaactttaaaacaatcatcattctattgtcatagcggaaactgtttgaatcttatttcacccacaaggaaaaaactttgctaataacagttcttccaattaaattttcccgttgcttccaatttaattggaggacTAAACCTTTTTACTTTCCAGCGAAAATACGTGAATATAAAATTCATGCAcctttacagaaaaatattctgttaaaattaaaaattcatgaactttatttttcttttataaaatccatgaacttttctttttctgaaaatatttcttttattttcagaaccttttatttttctttgcagaaaaaacatgttactattacagaaaaatattctgtcataattaaaaattcatgaactttatgaacttttctttttctgaaaatctttcttttattttcagaaccttttatccttcttttcagaaaaatattgtcATATTTCTGTTGATTTAAACAGAAAAATAGCAACATTTTTATTTCCTGTTATCTAGACATAATTTCGTAAGAAAAATGTCTAGGAGggccttttatttcttttcaataacttttcatttttctttacaGAAAAATGTCTATTACTTGTcagaaactttgaacattttttttTCTAATCATATTCCCGTGggaaaaaaaaattagaaaaaaactATTTTAAATTTGCCTAAAATAGACAGAAGTAAAAAAATTCCTTTTATAAAGGAAAATAGCCGGCATGGGCCGGCCTGTGGCCTAATCTGGGCCGGCTCCCTTCGGCCTGGCGCGTGGCGTGAGCCTGGTAGCCTGGCGCGGCCCCCTTCCCCTTTCAGCATGGCAGGCCCAGCCGGCTTAGGTCTTTGCCCTGGACCGTCGGATTAGATCTGACGGCCGGGCGCGTCTTTCGCTGGGATAAAAACTCTCTCCTCACCAGCGAAACCCTAACCACTTTCATTTCTCTCCCAACCCCGCCGCTCTCTTCTCCATGGTTTTTCCACGAGCGCGTCGCGGTAGCAGGGCCTTGCGCCAGCGGCTGCAGCCTCGACAGCCCCTCGGCCCTTTCCGTGCGGCCCCGTGACCCGCACAGCGCGCCGGCGCCTGGCCCCTGTTGGCCCTAGCGGTGGCTTGCTGCCCCATACGCCGGCCGTGGTGACGGAGCCTTACCCTCGCGCGGCGGCCACCACGCCCCGCCGAGGAGGCCGGATCTGGCCGCTGGCAGCGGCAACCGAAAGGTCCCGCGCCGCGTGCGCCTTGCTGCAGCTTCCTTTCCCATTGCACGTGGACGACGGGCCACCGGCGATGGGGCCGAAACCCCCTCCGCCACGCGCGCCAGCCTCTGCATTCCTCCCCCTTTTTCCTTGCTCGACCAGTCCCTTCTCCCCCATCTACTTCTCAGAGAGAGAAAGAGGACCGGCAGAGCAACAAATTGCGGCGCCGTGGTCTCCCCTTTCGCCGGTTGCGCGTTCCCTTGCGGTGAGCGCGCCGCCGTCGAGTGGGTTGGCCATGGTgcctcttttccttttcctttccttGCAGGGGTGTCCCGCAGCGGCATGATACAGTGGCTCCATCTTCGTTCCTTTGCCGGCGTGCGCGAGCACCTTCAAGGTGAACGCGCCACCGTCAAGGGTGCGGTGGTGGTGCCCTTGGCCCCTGTTGGGGTGTTAGCTTTTCCTTTGCTTTGCTTTCCCCGCTTTTTTTTGTTTGCTTTTTCGGATTCAATCCAACCTTTTCTTTGCCCCCGAAGGGGTAGATTCTTTGCCCCTATAAGGGGTggtgttcttcttccccacacctcggcttgccgatgcgtgtggggatcgagcgGAACgggcgcggccttgcggcggcgctaCTTTGCCGATGAGGCTGTAGCCATCCTCGGTGCCTTGCCCTTTCTTGGGTTCATATCGGGGAGGGGAATGCTTTCTTATACATATTTAAACCGACAACACATGAAAAAAcctcgtggctctgataccattgatagatctcgtggatcttaggctagatgtgttcggatGATGTGATAGATTAATTACCttgtgatgaactcgatgagctccctccaGAGACCGTCGtgaggtgatgacgacggtggggaaggagagagagatgcggtagcggcggcggtggacttcccatcgcttcagtgcatccctctagatcggattagggttagagagtggggaaccagtggcggcggcgaacctcgtaacccgtgccatggtccccacctcctttACATATAGCACcgcgcgacaggggcccaccagccttgcttgggctggacgcccccgatcagggcgtgaatcaaggtccaatgggccgttgggcccattgggaaagagatcaacctaacaaatCCTGCCTACATCAAGTGCTAGTAGGTGTTAATCCTGAAGGTAGCAAGTATTAAGGCTCAAGCGAACTGATTCTAACAACCTTAGGTTGGATTGGTATGTTTTTTATTTTCAGAGGGAATAATAATTGTGCATGCAGTTTTGTAGTGTTGTATAATTGATGTTCACGGATGCTTCATGTGGTTTTTGCTGTTAGATGCACTGCTCATCTTTTTAGGATTTACACTATGCGAGATTGCTGCATTGGGTTCCCCTCATTGGATTTACACTGTAATCCTTAGTGGATTTACATTGTATTTAGTAGATTCTACACTATAAATTCTTAGTAGTTTTACTGTAAATTTTTTTGGATATTGAAGGGTAATTCTTAGTGGATTTTTAGTTGTAATTCTTAGGAGATTTTTCACTGTAATTCTCAGTGGGGTTCCACTGCAACTTTCCTCTTTTTAGTTGAAATTCCAGTATGATTTACAGTGCAAATCTAGTTCCACTGATATCCTAAGTGTGTTTTATACTGTAGCTGATGAAATGTAGTTCTCAGTTGGTTTCCACTATAATTTTGTGATATTGTAATGCATTTCAGCAGTTATAGCATGACCATCCATTATACTACTTGATCCACTAGCACTGCCATGCTTCTACTAATAATCACAACCACCACCTTGAGAACTAAAGTGTTTATTACACTGTAATTTCAGTGTAGTTTTTATCATAATGTCATCAGTGTGCAACTTACAGTGGTTTCCTCCCAATTTTCTAGTGTTTTTAGTGTAACTTTATAGTGATTTTTTGGGAGCGTAATTCTTAGTGCATTTCTGCAATGTGTCTTAGTGGTTTTTTACGGTGTAATTCTTCGTGTATTCACACTGTAATTCTGAATGTTGAGATGCTTCTCTTATGGTTCCGACGAAGTAGTTATCTGAATTGGTGCAGGAGTGCATGCTGAATAACAAAACCCAAACACAAGGAATCCAACCATTGTCTGTAATGCTTTTGAGGGTGCTTGGAACACTTATCTGTTGTGGAGATTGAGCTTTGTAAGTCAAAGTTCTCTCTTTCTATCTTTTGTTTGTATTCATGCTTTTTCTATTATATTTTTACAGTGTAATTCTTAGTGGATCCACATCGTAATTTTGATAGTGATTTTACTGTGTAATTCTAGTTGGGTTTACAGTGTAATTCTTAGTGGATTCACACTGTAATTTTTATAGTGGTTTTACTATGTAATTCTAGTTGGGTTTACACCGTAACTCTTCGTGGATTTACTGTGTAATTTTATTTGGATTTCCACTGTAATTCTCAGTGTATTAACATAGTATTTTTCTTACTGGTTTTACTGTGTAATTCTGGTTGGGTTTACACTGTAGGTCTTGGTGAAGTCACATAGTAGTTTTGTTAGTGGTTTTACTGTGTAATTTTATTTGGATTTACACTGTAATTCTCAGTGTATTAACATAGTATTTTTCTTACTGGTTTTACTGTGTAATTCTGGTTGGGTTTACACTGTAGGTCTTGGTGAAGTCACATAGTAGTTTTGTTAGTGGTTTTACTGTGTAATTTTATTTGGATTTACACTGTAATTCTCAGTGTATTAACATAGTATTTTTCTTACTGGTTTTACTGTGTAATTCTAGTTGTGTTTACACTGTAAGTCTTGGTGGATTCACACTGTAATTCTTTAGTTGTTTTCCCATGTAAAACCTAGACCGTTGTACTAATTGATAGCTCTTTAGTTATTTTTGTTTCTTCAGTAAATTGGTTTTGGTATGTTTTGCCAAATTTTTTAGTTCCAACACAGattaataatttcagcagtttttgGCATGCGTATGTGACTCCTATGATGCATAGAAAAGGATTGATTTCGAAGAGCTTGATGTGCTATACCCGGCAGTTCCTAAGCAAGATAATGGGTattatttttttttgcttttattattttatttatttttatataggCCAGATGAAAGCTTCTTTTCTTATTTGTGTTTTCTGTAACTTTTCAGCTATGATTGTGGTGTCTCCACATTAAAGTATATGGAGACATTCACACCAAGAACCCAGATTGCAAACTTTTTATCTAGTGCAGACATTTTAAATCTTATGATCAAatatgcatatgagatgttttacAGCCCCTTGAACAGCTGCGACAAATCTCTTCTCACTAATTTCTTTCTTCATGTATGttcttattttccttctcatATGCTATATTTCATCTCCtcatttttagttttattttttcttttactaATCTGGGTTTCTTTGAATTTTTTTGTAGAGAGGCAATGCCAGCTAATGTTTAGCATGTGCGTAGTCCTAGCTGAACTGTTTTTTTACACTTAATATCTGTGCTCAAAGCAGCTGGCTTTAGGTGTTTTTTTTTTCTGTCTGGACATGCAGTACCTGTTGTCATTTTGATTTCCTACTTTAGGTGTTTTTCTATCCGGGTTGAAAAAGTTGTGGACCCGTTTAAAAACATGACACAGGAAACAGGAAAGGGGACAAGTGTCATGCTTTTATTGAATGCAAATTTTGGATGAATGAAAGCTAATTGCATTTCATCCGGATGTAAAACAGACACTCCCAATTAAAAACAAGTGCCTTCACCCTCACTGCCAATCATGGTTGCCAATCAAGACTTGAGCAGTCCTTATCCACGGCTGCCTGCCAACGCAGCATGCCATCAGAGATCAGACCAGACGAGCACGAGACCCCCCGTGGGGAAAAACGCTCTGGAGATCGCTCGAGCTTCCGTGCGGGAGTGTTCCTCCGTCAGGCGTCAGCGTACagtacacagagagagagagagagaggcatcacGCGCTCTGACGCAGACTGCTCGCTCCACTCCCCACcggcccatccatccatccatccatccatcgccGCCGTCCGCCGGAGATGCTCGGTCGGCTGGCCGCGCGGCGGCCCCGCCCAGGCAGCGCCCGCGCCGCAGCAGCCTACCGCTCCTCGGCCTCGGTCCTGCCCGACGcgctcgaccggagctccgacgcCTACGCGCGcaacgccgccgccgtcggcggCCTCCTCTCCGACCTGCGGTCCCGCGTCTCCCAGGTTCGTGCGCGCCGCcggtctctctctcccttccttgaCCCGACCCCTTCCTCTCCTTGACGAAACGGGAGGCGCTGCAGGTGCTGGGCGGCGGAGGCGCGGGGGCGGTGAAGCGGAACGAAGGGCGGGGCAAGCTGCTCCCCAGGGACCGCATCGACCGCCTGCTCGACCCCGGGGCCTCCTTCCTCGAGCTCTCTCAGGTCACCCATCGTTCTCGGTCACAGTGTCCCCTTCTCTGAAGTAAATTGTACTGTACTAGGGAGTAGTAGTATGTTTATCTGCTTATCCTAGTTATTATCGCTGGTTTCGCAACTGGACTAGGAGCTCATCAAACTTAGCAGCAGTCAATCACTATGTGTCAATCAACCAGTGCCGTATTATACGGCTCATAAATCTTTTTCTGCCAAGATAATAAAGTAGGGAACACATCCACACTTGAAGTTGAAATCGGAATAGTGCATTATTGCCCATGCCTCCTGATTTCCACCTCCTTAGGTTTGTGCTGAAACAACCGCGGAAGCTTTACTAGCTGCCATTTTGATTTCCGAATAAATGGGACTGGATTTTTCACCATGCACCTCGAAAGTGTTAAGTTTCTTAGTTGCCATTTTTATGTGAGGACAATGGGACCGAATTTTTCATCATGCGGCTTTAAAAAGTACATACCCGTTTCGCtaatttttagatttttttttctcAAACACGCAGCTCTAGTTTTTTGTATGCTTCCTGATTTTCTAAATACCTTCCTAATTTAGTTGAGTAGCATGGATTTGACGTATGCACTAGTATACCAGAAAAGACACTGGATGCAAGTCTCAGACTCTCAATAAGATATGTGATTCCGTGACACAATTCATGGGAACACCATTGTTTTCCAACCCATATCGGTATCCTGCAGCCAACTTTCCCTTACTATTCAGAAATGCCAATATCTGGTAGGATGGCTCAGTAGAAGCAAATGTTTTCATATTTGTCCATCTTGTTGTGGACTATGAGCTGCTGATGGTACTTTTCACAATAAAGCTTGCAGGATCTGATGTTTATGAGGAAGCATTACCATCAGCTGGAATAATTACTGGCATAGGACCTGTTCATGGACGACTATGTATGTTTGTGGCCAATGACCCAACTACAAAGGGGGGTACATACTATCCTATCACTGTCAAAAAGCATCTGCGGGCGCAGGAAATAGCTTCTGAATGTAAATTGCCGTGCATATATCTTGTTGACAGTGGAGGTGCTAATCTCCCAAAGCAGGCAGAAGTTTTTCCTGACCGTGATAATTTTGGTCGAATATTCTACAATCAGGCTAAGATGTCTGCAGATGGTATTCCTCAGATTGCAGTAGTTTTAGGTTCTTGTACTGCTGGCGGGGCTTATATTCCTGCAATGGCTGATGAAAGTATAATAGTCAAGGGAAATGGAACAATATTTCTAGCTGGTCCACCCCTTGTAAAGGTTAGTATTTTCTGCCCACAATCTTGACAAATATCTAAATTACATGTCCAAGTCTAAATGGCCAATTCTGCAGGCTGCTACAGGGGAGGAGATATCTGCTGAGGACCTTGGTGGAGCATCAGTGCATTGTAAAATATCAGGAGTCTCTGATCATTTTGCACAAGGTATATTTTAATATAAATTCCTTTATAATATGACCCGATTACTGCTCTTTTAGATATAACGAATGGAGGATCGTCTGCTTAATTTCTTAAAACATGCATTTCCGGCAAGCTTCTAGCGTAAAAGTTCTGCTTCTTTCTGTCATTATTTCGTTTTCCATGTTCTACATCCACGGTGGTACATGTCCAGCTTGGTGGTTCCGAAAAAGGAAGTATTAACAGGTACCTTATTAGATGTCGTCTCTGAGCATTTTATGGAGATTGGAGAGTACTGTTTGTTTCTGCCCTGATATATTTGATCATGCAAATGGTTTCCAGACCCTTGTTTGTTTCTGCCCTGATATATTTGATCATGCAAATAGTTTCCAAACCCTGATACTTTTCATTTTATTGTCACTCATTGGATGTTTCTATCTTAAACCATAGATGACCCTCTTATGTATCAATATTTTTTTCTATACATATTAGTTGGATGTTGTTGTGacatcttagacatcttttgcaCTGTAAATTGCAATAGATGAACGGCATGGTCTTGCGCTGGGAAGGAACATTGTGAAGAACCTCCATTTGGCTGCTAAAGAAACAAATATACACAATTCTGCTTGTGATTACCAAGAACCATTGTATGATGTACAGGAACTTCGCTCAATTGCACCAGCTGATACGAAGCAATCTTTTGATATTCGCTCAATAATAGCTCGTATAGTCGACGGAAGTGAATTTGATGAATTCAAACAATTGTATGGAACAGTAAGGATTTCTCTTATGCTTGATTATCCTTTGGATTCTGTATTGTGCGTTGCGCAACTCAAATCTGTTTCATTTTGCATTTATGCAGACACTAGTGACTGGTTTTGCAAGGATATGCGGGCAGCCAGTTGGAATTATTGGAAACAATGGCATTTTATTTACCGAGTCAGCACTAAAGGGTACCCACTTCATTGAGTTGTGTGCTCAACGCAATATTCCTTTGATATTCCTTCAAAATATTTCTGGATTCATGGTATGGCATTTTCTTTACTTTTCAGTTCATTCTTTCATTTcaattcatgttcaaaatattgtccTTTCCCGCCTCCTGTTCATCTACAAAACTTTGTATTTCCATTCTTTCAATGGAAAGTGGTTTAGCCCagttaataataataataataataataattcatgttCATAAATAAAGTGACCTAATTGAGATCGCGAACGTCCctcacctcacaagttggcttttGGCGGTGAAAAGACCCTTTATGACCCAACAGTGGCGGCTACACACAGTTTGTGATGTCAACTAAGAATTCTAACAGTTGACATCACAAGGTCATAAGTCATACAATCATCAAGAGTTTGATTGGTTGACATCACAAGGTCATAAGTCTAGCATTGCCACTGCACAGAGACCGCCCATCTACAGTAAAGGGGCAGATTGGGGGCACAAATTAGTGAAGGGGCAGATTGTTGAAATAGTCCGACATTGGTTGTACAAGGGAAAGACCCCTAAGAACTCTAATCTCACAAGCTAGCTTCTGGGGATGAGAAAATCTTTTACAGTACAACAATATGAACTACATACATACTAATGTTGGTGGATACTAAAGTTTGAACATAACAGTTGGTTTTATTTTGGAGTACGAGCCTTCTAACCTTTTGCAGTGACAATGTTTAATAGGTTGGGTCGAAATCTGAAGCAAGTGGGATTGCGAAAGCTGGAGCAAAAATGGTTATGGCAGTTTCCTGTTCAAAGGTCAGACATTTCTATTGTTTCCCATTCTTGTTCTTAGTAAAGTAGCGGCCTAGTCTTGCTTTCTTCCACATTTACGCAGCATGCCACATGACATGGCATGAGTAGAGCAGAGTAGCACTTTTGTCTATTTGTCGTCTGTTCCTTTTTCTCTCCTTCGCCTTTTGGTTTTTTATATGTTCTCGTTGGGTTTCatatctagcctaccccaacttgcttGGGACAAAATGCTATTATGGAATCTATAGCTAGTCCTGTATTTTTATCTACATCTAAAATTCTATAAAATTGTATGAATAGCATGACCCTATATATCTATATTTCTGCACAGGTTCCTAAAATTACCATAATTGTTGGTGGGAGTTTTGGTGCTGGGAATTATGGAATGTGTGGACGTGCATACAGCCCGAATTTTTTGTTCATGTGGCCAACTGCTAGGATATCTGTTATGGGTGGTATTCAGGTAAGACCTTTGGACCCGTCATTGGCTACAAATTgtcttactccctccgtcccaaaataactgtctcaactttgtactagctctagtacaaaattgtactaagcttaagacacttattttgggacggagggagtactattttacTAGTATCATTACCTGGTGAAGGATGTCACAAATATAACTCTTGGTACCAATTCCCTTGAAGGCTAGGAACATAGGTTATTTGGCAGCAATTGGTAGTCTAAAATTTAAGGATCTCTGGTGTTACTCAGCTGCAAATAACAGTAACCAGCATGCTACACTTTGTTGTCGAAACTTTGTGCACGGTTGTTGGAAACTTTTTTGTGAGGCGCAACCAGGCAAAACAAAAGCAGAACGGTGAAATACCACTATGAGAGCAAAGCATGCTCTCAACATCAAAAGACTATTTAGTTTCTTGTGTCTCCTAGGCATGTGCATTGGACATTGAGACGGAAACTGCGGTAGCATATACGATCATGTTCTTGTATATGTGAACACCTTTGCACTGGTTTCTTATGGATACGTGAAGCCTCAAACAAGAGCCAACGCTACCACTGGTCTTAGCatatctttctcttggatcttttCAGGCAGCTGGCGTTCTTGCCCAAATAGAGAAGAACAACAGGAAAAGGCAAGGAATGGAGGTATAGTGCATCGTTTATTGGATTCAGTAAACATAAGACAAATACTGGTAGAAGATGAGACCTTTCTTTGTTATGCAGTGGACCAAGGATGACGAAGAAGCCTTCAAAGCCAAAGTCGTCGAGGCTTATGACAAGGAAGGAAGCCCGTATTACTCGACCGCTAGGCTTTGGGACGACGGGATCATAGACCCTGCAGATACTAGACGGGTTCTGAGCCTTTGCCTCTCTGCTTCGGCCAAGCCGGTTCCAGAAGACACGAAATACGGCGTGTTCAGAATGTAAAATCATGCATGTATAGTGCACATCCCTGTAAAATAAAACTCGCTTCGATGCTTCCAATATATGTGTTGAAATGAAGCGCTTATTCTAAGTTTGTTTCTCGGAAATTTCGCAGgccctgctgtgttgattttgtcCATGTTCCTTTCTAGTGCTTGGAAGGGGCTAAAAAGCGTCTTCCTCAAAAACGAACTTTAATTGTGTTGTGTGAAAAGAAACCGACGCCTGTAGATGCTGGTTACCATGTGTGCGCGGCGGGAGCGGGGCCGGCAGGGGCGA harbors:
- the LOC123408126 gene encoding methylcrotonoyl-CoA carboxylase beta chain, mitochondrial, yielding MLGRLAARRPRPGSARAAAAYRSSASVLPDALDRSSDAYARNAAAVGGLLSDLRSRVSQVLGGGGAGAVKRNEGRGKLLPRDRIDRLLDPGASFLELSQLAGSDVYEEALPSAGIITGIGPVHGRLCMFVANDPTTKGGTYYPITVKKHLRAQEIASECKLPCIYLVDSGGANLPKQAEVFPDRDNFGRIFYNQAKMSADGIPQIAVVLGSCTAGGAYIPAMADESIIVKGNGTIFLAGPPLVKAATGEEISAEDLGGASVHCKISGVSDHFAQDERHGLALGRNIVKNLHLAAKETNIHNSACDYQEPLYDVQELRSIAPADTKQSFDIRSIIARIVDGSEFDEFKQLYGTTLVTGFARICGQPVGIIGNNGILFTESALKGTHFIELCAQRNIPLIFLQNISGFMVGSKSEASGIAKAGAKMVMAVSCSKVPKITIIVGGSFGAGNYGMCGRAYSPNFLFMWPTARISVMGGIQAAGVLAQIEKNNRKRQGMEWTKDDEEAFKAKVVEAYDKEGSPYYSTARLWDDGIIDPADTRRVLSLCLSASAKPVPEDTKYGVFRM